The genome window CCACATAGCTTAGGTAACTATTAATTGATAAACTAGAATGCAGTCAATTTATTTTCAAGGAACCTCAGTTCCGAGAGCCGATTCGTATATTCGAAACCAATTTTCCTGTTTCATTTGAATACTCATTGATTCAGCGAGTTCCAATATTCGATCTTTCTTCGTTGTCCCAATGACAGGAATAATTTTTGAAGGATGATTGAGTAACCAAGCAATTATCGTTTGTGGAACAGTTTGTTCGGTTTCCCGAGCAATGGTATGCAGAATATCATTCAAATTAGGTATATTGGCTGAACTTTTATTTAGTGAATTATTTTGCACCGAATCAGTGTTTTGTTTCGATGAATTGGTTAAATCTCTAACTAAATTACCACCAGCCATAGGCGACCAAGCCATGGGTGATATTTTCTTCTCCATAAGAAAGTCCAAATCTCCGTTGATGAATGGTTCAATTCTCATTGGATTGATTTCAATTTGATTTGTTACAAGTGGGTTTGACATATTGGATTGTAAAAGTTTAAATTGACTGGGAGTGAAATTGGATACACCTGCAAATTGGATTTTTCCGGAATGAATGAGGTCATCGAGACATTTTCCAGTTTTTTCTGGATCCATAAGAGGATCTGGACGATGGATGAGAAAAATATCAATCTTTTCAACTCCAATTTTTTTTAGTGAGTTTTCTACAGATGTTGAGAGATGCTTTGCCGATGTATCGTAATACTTTACTTTTCTTTCCGGGTATTTATCTGATATAAGACAAATATCGGATTTAGTTACAATAGAAATTTTTTTCTTCAGTGAAGTGTTATTTGAAATAGCTTCACCAAATATTTGTTCGCATTCATAGTTTCCGTAAATATCCGCATGATCAAACCAATCGATACCTAATTCCAGACAAGTTTCCACTATTTGTAGGATCTCCTGCTTGGTTAGTTTTGCATCTATGATTCTCCAAACACCATACACGATCCTCGAAAGTTTTGGACCTTGTGGATGAATTAATATTTGTTCCATTATTTTCTAACTCCATTCGTCAAGGGTGTGATAGGAATTTCATTGAGGTTTGGAGTTCTTTTCTGAACTTCGGATAATTTTATTTTTTGTATCTTGGGAAGAATATATTGACTCACATAGTCAATTTCACCGTTCAATGGGTATCCAGAAAATATAAAAGATCGTATTCCTAAATCCATATATTTTTTTATTTTAGCAAGAACTTGATCTGGATCGCCAACTATAGCACTTCCGCATCCTGATCGCACTAGTCCAATACCTGACCAAATATTTTCTTCGATGAAGCCATCAGAATCTGAATTCTTTCTTAGTTCATCTTGTCTGATCACACCAAGTGATTTGGAATCTAGAGATCGTGATTTGATTTCTTGACCTTTATTCATATCTAACTTTGACATGAGTCTATTCGCATATTCTCTTGCTTCTTTTTCGGTTTCTCTTACGATCATATGAATCCGAAGTCCATAGTCTAAATTTCTATTGAACTGATTGGCT of Leptospira sp. GIMC2001 contains these proteins:
- a CDS encoding aldo/keto reductase; translation: MEQILIHPQGPKLSRIVYGVWRIIDAKLTKQEILQIVETCLELGIDWFDHADIYGNYECEQIFGEAISNNTSLKKKISIVTKSDICLISDKYPERKVKYYDTSAKHLSTSVENSLKKIGVEKIDIFLIHRPDPLMDPEKTGKCLDDLIHSGKIQFAGVSNFTPSQFKLLQSNMSNPLVTNQIEINPMRIEPFINGDLDFLMEKKISPMAWSPMAGGNLVRDLTNSSKQNTDSVQNNSLNKSSANIPNLNDILHTIARETEQTVPQTIIAWLLNHPSKIIPVIGTTKKDRILELAESMSIQMKQENWFRIYESALGTEVP